One Legionella hackeliae DNA segment encodes these proteins:
- a CDS encoding transporter substrate-binding domain-containing protein, with protein MKRIYTLILTFFLFFTSFLHAAQDKPLRIAVDTFTPPFILEGANSQLFGFDISMMKYICQEIGRTCVFVPTEFDNIFTSIETNKVDAAVSALTITAERANRVLFSLPYLLSHARFLGPRELAQKSFGLGLLNNRSIGIEEGTIFPQLINSLGVRDPKIVTFSDAPALIDALQTGKVDVVLMDDPSAMYWQSQSSGRLSVLGEPLNYGFGLGIAVNRNNVELLNAINKALLKFQNSPEFKREFSKYIAHF; from the coding sequence ATGAAACGTATCTATACATTGATTTTAACTTTTTTTCTTTTCTTCACCTCTTTTTTACACGCAGCTCAAGATAAGCCGCTGCGTATTGCAGTAGATACGTTTACGCCTCCTTTTATTCTGGAAGGCGCTAATTCACAGCTTTTCGGTTTTGATATTTCTATGATGAAATACATTTGTCAGGAAATTGGGCGCACATGCGTTTTTGTTCCTACAGAATTTGATAATATTTTTACATCAATTGAAACAAACAAAGTCGATGCTGCGGTGAGTGCTTTAACCATTACTGCAGAACGCGCTAATCGAGTTCTATTTTCATTACCCTATTTACTCAGTCATGCTCGTTTCCTAGGCCCCAGGGAATTAGCTCAAAAGTCTTTTGGCTTAGGACTCTTGAATAATAGAAGTATAGGCATAGAAGAAGGTACCATCTTCCCTCAATTGATCAATTCCTTAGGAGTTAGAGATCCTAAAATTGTTACCTTTAGTGATGCCCCTGCCCTCATTGATGCCCTACAAACAGGAAAAGTCGATGTAGTTCTGATGGATGACCCATCTGCAATGTATTGGCAATCTCAATCTTCTGGGCGACTAAGTGTCCTTGGAGAACCTTTAAATTATGGTTTTGGCCTTGGTATTGCAGTGAACCGTAACAATGTTGAATTGTTAAATGCAATTAATAAGGCTTTGCTAAAATTTCAAAATAGTCCTGAATTTAAACGAGAGTTTAGCAAATACATTGCTCATTTTTAA
- a CDS encoding AI-2E family transporter produces MNENHKELISIGVTIGIVALALFIVHRFIPSMIWATIIGIATYPLYLRWRHFFGNRHNLSALLFTSILALLFLLPLSWLVTILIKELQLFINYLQTINRQGGQAPSLLQQFPVIGSDLVNYWDSNIGQPGKVRHLLSNLHLSLTPASYYIKQIGINLAHRGFQLGFTLLTLFFFFRDGDKLIQQVNHIGQFCLGQRWFRYADRLPSALRATVNGTIVVGLGVGFLMGVCYVLVGFPAPTLTGFITACAAMIPFVVPLIFAIVAMILLSTGSLVSAIVVVIWGTLVMFVADHFIKPVLIGGAIKLPFLAVLFGILGGVETLGLLGLFVGPMIMVLFITLWQEPQGAVKPCVDC; encoded by the coding sequence ATGAATGAAAATCACAAAGAATTAATTAGTATCGGTGTCACTATTGGGATTGTTGCTTTAGCCTTATTTATTGTGCATCGTTTTATACCCTCAATGATTTGGGCAACAATTATAGGAATTGCTACTTATCCTTTATATCTACGTTGGCGTCATTTTTTTGGCAACCGTCATAATCTTTCAGCATTATTATTTACTTCAATTCTGGCCTTATTATTCCTCTTGCCTTTAAGTTGGTTGGTTACTATTTTAATTAAAGAATTACAATTATTTATTAACTATTTACAGACAATAAATCGCCAGGGCGGTCAAGCACCTTCGTTATTGCAGCAATTTCCTGTCATAGGAAGTGATTTGGTGAATTATTGGGACAGTAATATCGGGCAACCAGGTAAAGTGCGCCATTTATTGTCCAATTTGCATTTATCGTTAACACCCGCAAGTTATTACATAAAGCAAATAGGAATTAATCTTGCCCACCGAGGCTTTCAATTAGGATTTACTCTTTTAACCTTGTTTTTCTTTTTCCGTGATGGCGATAAATTAATTCAGCAAGTCAATCATATTGGCCAATTTTGCTTGGGCCAACGATGGTTCCGCTACGCAGATAGATTGCCTTCGGCATTGCGGGCGACTGTGAACGGTACTATCGTTGTTGGTTTAGGTGTCGGATTTCTAATGGGAGTTTGTTATGTGCTTGTCGGTTTTCCTGCTCCGACTTTAACTGGTTTTATCACTGCTTGCGCCGCAATGATTCCATTTGTTGTGCCTCTCATTTTTGCTATTGTAGCTATGATTTTGTTGTCTACAGGTTCCTTGGTTAGTGCAATTGTTGTTGTCATTTGGGGAACACTGGTAATGTTTGTAGCTGATCATTTCATTAAACCGGTTTTAATTGGTGGGGCCATTAAATTACCCTTTCTTGCTGTGCTTTTTGGTATTTTGGGAGGCGTAGAAACCTTAGGTTTACTCGGATTATTTGTAGGGCCAATGATTATGGTTTTATTCATTACTCTTTGGCAGGAACCTCAGGGGGCTGTAAAGCCTTGTGTTGATTGCTGA
- a CDS encoding phosphatidylglycerophosphatase A family protein: protein MNAVKIEKRVWQDPAYFIAFGFGSGLMPFAPGTWGTLAAIPIYFLIAGFPLGFYLAITVLAFLLGVWVSEKVSRALGVHDYSGIVWDEVVGFLLTMIMAPPGILWLVIGFLLFRVFDIWKPQPIRLIDHHVQGGIGIMLDDVLAAVPAWLILQLLAWGFA, encoded by the coding sequence ATGAACGCCGTGAAAATAGAAAAAAGAGTCTGGCAAGATCCTGCTTATTTTATCGCCTTTGGTTTTGGTAGTGGATTAATGCCTTTTGCTCCAGGAACTTGGGGAACACTTGCCGCCATTCCTATTTATTTCTTAATTGCGGGATTTCCTCTGGGATTCTATCTGGCGATCACTGTTTTAGCATTTCTACTAGGAGTTTGGGTTAGTGAAAAAGTGTCGCGAGCTCTAGGTGTTCATGATTATTCTGGCATTGTTTGGGATGAGGTTGTGGGTTTTTTGTTGACTATGATTATGGCACCTCCAGGTATATTATGGTTAGTTATCGGTTTCTTACTGTTTCGTGTTTTTGATATATGGAAGCCACAACCCATTCGGTTAATTGATCACCATGTCCAAGGTGGGATAGGAATTATGCTCGATGATGTCCTGGCTGCTGTTCCTGCCTGGTTAATACTACAGTTGTTGGCTTGGGGTTTTGCATGA
- the thiL gene encoding thiamine-phosphate kinase has product MDEFSLIDTFFKYPAQLRDDVIYGIGDDAACVSIPSGQQLLISTDTLVSEVHFLSSWDAYDIACKAVMVNVSDMAAMGATPCWLSLALTLPELNTSWLQRFSQGLHDSLNQFNIALIGGDTTRGPLSMTLTIHGLAPTGKAVRRNGAHTGDKIYVSGELGAAALAVYFLQRNDINVEDRQVLMQKLQHPKPRIDLGEVLREYASAAIDISDGLSADLNHICTSSEVGACLISERIPVHPLVKKYQQENATSFSLTGGDDYEICFTVAPENEQRFITSLNHLNLNCYRIGTIESKLGLRIITRGEEEVFVPRGYSHF; this is encoded by the coding sequence ATGGATGAATTTTCTCTAATCGATACCTTCTTTAAATACCCAGCTCAACTTCGTGATGATGTCATTTATGGAATTGGTGACGATGCTGCCTGCGTGAGCATTCCTTCTGGTCAGCAGTTACTCATTAGCACGGATACGCTCGTGTCTGAGGTGCATTTCTTAAGTTCCTGGGATGCCTACGACATTGCTTGCAAAGCAGTTATGGTCAATGTAAGTGATATGGCTGCCATGGGGGCGACGCCTTGCTGGCTTAGTCTTGCATTGACTCTACCAGAATTAAATACTAGCTGGTTACAGCGCTTTTCCCAAGGACTCCATGATTCGTTAAATCAATTTAATATTGCATTAATAGGTGGGGATACAACACGCGGTCCTCTAAGCATGACATTGACAATTCATGGTTTGGCCCCTACAGGCAAGGCAGTGCGTCGTAATGGTGCGCATACCGGCGATAAAATTTATGTGAGTGGTGAGTTAGGAGCTGCAGCACTCGCCGTGTATTTCTTGCAACGCAATGATATTAATGTGGAAGATAGACAAGTGCTAATGCAAAAATTGCAGCACCCTAAACCGCGTATCGATTTAGGGGAAGTTCTTCGAGAATATGCTTCTGCCGCGATTGATATTTCAGATGGCTTAAGCGCCGATTTAAATCATATTTGTACATCCAGCGAGGTAGGGGCTTGCTTAATTAGCGAAAGGATTCCAGTTCATCCGTTGGTGAAAAAATACCAGCAAGAAAATGCGACCTCGTTTTCTCTAACAGGCGGAGATGACTATGAAATTTGTTTTACAGTGGCACCAGAAAATGAGCAAAGGTTTATAACTTCGTTAAATCATTTAAACTTAAACTGTTATCGCATAGGCACCATAGAGTCAAAATTAGGATTAAGAATAATAACGCGTGGTGAGGAAGAAGTTTTTGTCCCGCGAGGGTATAGTCATTTTTGA
- the nusB gene encoding transcription antitermination factor NusB, with translation MEKQGISGKRRARKLALQALYQWHMSGQELYEIEAQFRVNNNMEKVDGDYFCRLLHGVPAQVNTLEENLKPFLDRPVEGLNPIELTVLRLGAFELLNCLEIPYRVVLDEAISLTKEFGSQDGYRYVNGVLNNLAQQARKIEINHG, from the coding sequence GTGGAAAAACAAGGCATTAGTGGCAAAAGACGAGCTAGAAAATTAGCGTTGCAAGCGCTTTATCAATGGCATATGTCAGGTCAAGAATTATACGAAATTGAAGCCCAGTTTCGAGTAAACAATAACATGGAAAAAGTAGATGGGGATTATTTTTGTAGACTCCTCCATGGCGTTCCAGCACAAGTGAATACATTGGAAGAAAATCTCAAACCCTTTTTGGATAGACCTGTAGAAGGACTAAATCCTATTGAGTTAACAGTATTACGATTGGGCGCTTTTGAATTACTGAATTGTCTTGAAATACCTTATCGTGTTGTTTTAGATGAGGCAATTTCATTAACCAAGGAATTTGGTTCACAGGATGGTTATCGTTACGTAAATGGGGTATTAAATAATTTAGCGCAGCAAGCTAGAAAAATTGAAATTAACCATGGATGA
- the nrdR gene encoding transcriptional regulator NrdR has product MHCPFCHAEDTKVVDSRLVAEGAQVRRRRQCLICHERFTTFETAELIMPSIIKRDGRREPFNIQNLRAGMLRALEKRPVSVDALEEAIVTIMQEIRRGGEREIDSREVGELVMKQLYRLDHVAYVRFASVYKRFKDVSDFRQAIDEMKDDRNS; this is encoded by the coding sequence ATGCATTGTCCATTTTGCCATGCTGAAGATACCAAGGTAGTTGATTCTCGCCTTGTTGCAGAGGGAGCTCAAGTTCGTAGACGAAGACAATGCCTTATTTGTCATGAACGTTTCACGACCTTTGAGACTGCTGAGTTAATTATGCCATCGATTATAAAACGCGATGGACGGCGGGAGCCGTTTAATATCCAAAATCTACGAGCAGGCATGTTGCGGGCTTTAGAAAAAAGACCTGTGAGTGTTGACGCCCTGGAGGAAGCTATTGTAACCATCATGCAGGAAATTCGTCGAGGCGGGGAACGAGAGATTGATTCGCGCGAAGTAGGCGAGCTGGTGATGAAGCAATTATATCGCCTTGATCATGTTGCTTATGTCCGTTTTGCCTCTGTGTATAAGCGATTTAAAGACGTGAGTGATTTCAGGCAAGCTATTGATGAAATGAAAGATGATAGAAATTCATGA
- the glyA gene encoding serine hydroxymethyltransferase: MFDKSYTISNFDEELWKAIEAERKRQEDHIELIASENYVSPRVLEAQGSVLTNKYAEGYPGKRYYGGCENVDVAESLAIERAKKLFAAYYVNVQPHSGSQANAAVMMALLSPGDLILGMALPHGGHLTHGSKVNFSGKLYHSVEYGVNPDTGLIDYDVLEDLAIQHRPKMIIAGFSAYSQILDWQRFRTIADKVGAYLMADVAHVAGLIATGLYPSPVPYADVVTSTTHKTLRGPRGGLILARANEEIEKKLNSSVFPGMQGGPLMHVIAAKAVAFAEALQPEFKQYQQQVLLNAKVMAETLKGRGYPIVSGGTENHLMLVNLIAKNITGKEADAALGKAHITVNKNTVPNDPRSPFVTSGLRLGTPAITTRGFKEKEVTLLSAWIADVLDDIHDEATISRVKAQVLQLCREFPVYR; the protein is encoded by the coding sequence ATGTTTGATAAAAGCTACACTATCTCAAATTTTGATGAAGAGCTTTGGAAAGCCATCGAAGCTGAACGTAAGCGTCAGGAAGATCACATTGAACTCATTGCCTCTGAAAACTATGTAAGTCCTCGGGTGCTTGAAGCTCAAGGTTCCGTTCTGACTAACAAATATGCTGAAGGGTACCCTGGTAAACGCTATTATGGTGGTTGCGAAAACGTTGATGTTGCTGAATCATTAGCAATCGAAAGAGCCAAAAAACTGTTTGCTGCTTATTATGTCAATGTCCAACCGCACTCCGGTTCTCAAGCCAATGCTGCGGTCATGATGGCTCTCCTTTCTCCAGGCGATTTGATTCTTGGTATGGCGTTGCCTCATGGTGGCCACTTAACACATGGTTCAAAAGTCAATTTTTCAGGGAAGCTTTATCATTCTGTTGAGTATGGTGTAAATCCCGATACCGGTTTGATTGATTATGATGTATTGGAGGACTTGGCAATTCAGCATCGACCAAAGATGATTATTGCCGGATTTTCTGCCTACTCACAAATCCTTGATTGGCAACGCTTTAGGACAATTGCTGATAAAGTAGGGGCCTATTTGATGGCAGATGTTGCTCATGTGGCAGGATTGATTGCTACAGGTTTATATCCATCACCAGTTCCTTATGCCGATGTAGTGACGTCAACGACCCATAAAACTTTACGTGGTCCACGAGGGGGATTAATTCTTGCTCGTGCTAATGAAGAAATAGAAAAAAAATTAAATTCTTCTGTGTTTCCCGGCATGCAGGGCGGGCCACTTATGCATGTAATTGCAGCTAAAGCAGTCGCTTTTGCTGAAGCGTTGCAACCTGAATTTAAACAATATCAGCAACAAGTTTTATTAAATGCCAAGGTAATGGCTGAAACACTGAAAGGGCGGGGTTATCCTATTGTTTCTGGTGGTACCGAAAATCATCTAATGTTGGTAAATCTGATTGCAAAAAATATCACAGGTAAAGAAGCGGATGCGGCTTTAGGGAAAGCACATATCACCGTCAATAAAAATACAGTGCCGAATGATCCACGCTCTCCTTTTGTTACCAGTGGTCTTCGCTTGGGAACACCTGCAATTACGACCCGTGGTTTTAAGGAGAAAGAGGTAACATTATTGAGCGCATGGATAGCCGATGTACTTGATGACATCCATGATGAGGCAACGATTTCAAGAGTTAAAGCTCAGGTGCTGCAATTGTGTCGTGAATTTCCGGTATATCGTTAA
- a CDS encoding BON domain-containing protein, which produces MLRMIKLFATALLLSIITACAATPTSESTGQYLDSAAVTAKVKAELVDKLGAKGFTIKVKTYKDQVQLSGFVNSAVIKQRAGIIAGNVEGVRHVRNDLIVK; this is translated from the coding sequence ATGTTAAGAATGATCAAGTTATTTGCTACGGCATTATTGTTATCAATCATTACTGCTTGCGCTGCCACTCCTACCAGTGAAAGTACTGGCCAATATCTTGATAGCGCTGCAGTTACTGCAAAGGTTAAAGCTGAATTGGTTGATAAGTTGGGTGCTAAAGGATTCACAATTAAAGTGAAAACTTACAAAGATCAAGTTCAACTAAGTGGTTTTGTTAATAGTGCAGTGATTAAGCAACGTGCTGGTATTATTGCTGGTAATGTTGAAGGCGTAAGACATGTACGCAATGATTTGATTGTTAAATAA
- a CDS encoding efflux RND transporter periplasmic adaptor subunit gives MKKRMTIMLIALGVVFGGIVAFNLFKSFMIKRFFASYEPPAVSVSSVTAIKKNWEPRIAAVGNFVAINGVDVNAQIAGNIVKIHFESGQYLEKDQPLVDIDDSVDQATLKFNKADLALKELNYKRQADLFKRGATPSSNVDEALANLQQAQANVERTEAEIKQKHITAPFSGQLGIRQVNLGQYITPGQTSVVTLQSMDPLFLEFYLPEQMLKRLHINQQIQFNVEGAPDKVFTGKITAINAKVDTNTHNVLVQATVPNCSASELSKNNTKKSKDNQPILIKCDSNLNAKNHVTKFTFIPGMFASISVEQPPIPDTVVLPSTAISYSLYGNSVFVIEKDEHGKKDSQGQEILRVRRVFVSTGEQDGNYTVIKKGIKPGQQVVSSGELKLQNGTRVVINNSVKLQDVANPDQLGQ, from the coding sequence ATGAAAAAACGCATGACCATCATGTTAATTGCTCTTGGCGTTGTATTTGGAGGAATTGTCGCGTTTAATCTCTTCAAGAGCTTTATGATCAAGCGATTTTTTGCCAGCTACGAGCCTCCTGCTGTAAGTGTCTCATCCGTCACGGCAATAAAGAAAAATTGGGAACCGCGCATTGCTGCTGTTGGTAATTTCGTGGCAATTAACGGCGTTGATGTGAACGCTCAAATAGCCGGCAATATTGTAAAAATTCATTTCGAATCAGGCCAATATCTTGAAAAAGATCAGCCTCTTGTTGATATTGATGACAGTGTCGATCAAGCTACTTTAAAATTTAATAAAGCGGATTTAGCATTAAAAGAACTTAATTATAAGCGCCAAGCCGATTTGTTTAAGCGCGGGGCTACCCCAAGTTCAAACGTTGACGAAGCACTCGCCAATTTACAACAAGCGCAAGCCAACGTTGAACGAACAGAAGCCGAAATTAAACAGAAACATATTACAGCTCCTTTTTCAGGCCAACTCGGTATTCGCCAGGTTAACTTGGGTCAATATATAACTCCAGGACAAACGTCGGTTGTCACATTACAGTCTATGGACCCTTTATTTCTTGAGTTTTATTTACCTGAGCAGATGCTAAAACGTTTACATATTAATCAGCAGATTCAATTTAATGTTGAGGGAGCACCAGATAAAGTATTTACTGGAAAAATAACCGCTATCAATGCTAAGGTTGATACCAATACGCACAATGTTTTAGTGCAAGCGACTGTTCCCAATTGTTCAGCATCCGAACTATCAAAAAACAATACGAAGAAATCCAAAGATAATCAGCCAATTCTGATTAAATGTGACAGCAACTTGAATGCAAAAAACCACGTGACGAAGTTTACTTTTATCCCGGGTATGTTTGCTTCAATTTCTGTTGAGCAGCCCCCTATCCCTGACACCGTTGTTTTACCATCAACAGCAATTTCTTACAGCTTATACGGCAACTCTGTATTCGTTATCGAAAAAGATGAACACGGTAAAAAAGATAGTCAAGGCCAGGAGATTTTACGCGTGCGACGCGTGTTTGTTAGTACTGGCGAACAAGATGGCAATTATACCGTCATTAAAAAAGGGATTAAACCAGGTCAACAAGTGGTAAGTTCTGGTGAGTTGAAATTGCAGAATGGTACTCGTGTAGTTATCAATAACAGCGTAAAACTGCAAGATGTCGCTAATCCAGATCAATTAGGTCAATAA
- a CDS encoding efflux RND transporter permease subunit, whose protein sequence is MKFTDIFIKRPVLACVISLLIFLFGLTSILTMQIRQYPRMDNTVITITTAYPGADANLIAGFITTPLEAAVASAEGIDYMTSSSTQGVSTITLTIKLNFDPQVAFTDVMSKVQQTLNQLPPESQQPVIVKSSDTSTPLMYISLDSTDMTPQQITDYATRVVQPQLETVDGVAKAEILGGATYSMRIFLDPIKMAALNVSPSDVSNVLARNNFLTAAGSTKGEYVAINMTAKTDLNNAEEFSQLIVRSNNNSIIRLRDIAKIELGSQDYNTSVRFDGKKAVFLAITPTPTANPLTVINDARKIMPSIQREFPPSLKGTIVYDATDFIRASIEEVIQTILEAALIVIVVIYLFLGSIRSVLIPVVTIPLSLIGVCTFMLFLGYSINLLTLLAFVLAIGLVVDDAIVVVENVHRHIEEGQTPLQAAIIGAREIATPVIAMTITLAAVYAPIGFMGGLTGALFKEFAFTLASAVVISGIIALTLTPMMCSKILSADISSGRFVHFLDDKFNRLKVRYQRMLHSLLNTRSIMLIFAAVVLVMLPYLYSHTPEETAPEEDQGFFFVVGTAPQYATINYIEAFTKPFDEIYKSFPEAEHYFTVNMSAPISGMVLKAWDRRDKTQFQLKEPLQKKLDEVAGLKTFAVIPPPLPGGGSGTPIQFVIKTTNDFQTLFDVSNKLLDKAQKSGLFIYLDNSLKFNQPEMEFQINRSKASDLGLDMQSLGSSLTSALSGNYVNYFNLQGRSYQVIPQLDRKYRLTPEQLGKIYVRTANNTMVPLSTVVTAKEKVQPNAVSHFQQLNSATIQGVMMPGQTLGQGLSFLAEAAKEILPKGFTYDYGGQSRQFIQEGNALILAFFMAIIVIFLVLSAQYESFKDPLIILISVPMSICGALIPLNLGAASINIYTQVGLITLIGLISKHGILIVDFANQLQREKQLDRRAAVEEAAGIRLRPILMTTAAMVFGVIPLLMATGAGAVSRFDIGLVIAMGLLVGTGFTLFVVPTMYTYLAADHRHDFAKEKEASLNEEVVNPPKSQ, encoded by the coding sequence ATGAAATTCACAGATATATTTATTAAACGCCCTGTTTTGGCTTGTGTAATAAGCCTTCTCATTTTTTTATTCGGTTTAACTTCAATTCTGACGATGCAAATACGTCAATATCCACGGATGGATAATACCGTAATCACCATAACAACCGCCTACCCTGGTGCAGACGCGAACCTGATTGCCGGATTTATTACTACTCCCCTTGAGGCCGCTGTAGCAAGTGCTGAAGGTATTGATTACATGACCTCCTCCAGTACTCAAGGCGTTAGCACAATTACCTTAACCATCAAGTTGAACTTTGATCCTCAGGTTGCTTTTACCGATGTCATGAGTAAGGTTCAGCAAACCTTAAACCAATTACCACCAGAATCCCAACAACCTGTTATTGTCAAAAGCTCTGATACGTCTACTCCTCTGATGTACATTAGTCTTGACAGTACTGACATGACCCCGCAACAAATTACTGACTATGCGACACGTGTTGTGCAGCCCCAACTTGAAACGGTTGATGGTGTGGCTAAAGCAGAGATTCTTGGCGGTGCTACTTATTCCATGCGAATTTTTCTTGACCCTATCAAGATGGCAGCATTGAATGTTTCTCCTTCTGATGTTTCAAATGTGCTAGCTCGCAATAACTTTCTGACTGCTGCAGGTAGCACGAAGGGTGAATATGTCGCCATTAACATGACAGCAAAAACGGATTTAAATAATGCTGAAGAATTTAGTCAATTAATTGTACGATCTAACAATAATTCAATCATTCGCCTTCGAGACATTGCCAAGATTGAACTAGGTTCGCAAGATTACAATACCTCCGTCCGTTTCGACGGGAAAAAAGCAGTGTTTCTTGCAATTACGCCGACCCCAACTGCAAACCCACTCACTGTTATCAATGATGCGCGCAAAATTATGCCTTCAATTCAGCGCGAATTTCCACCGTCATTAAAAGGAACTATTGTTTACGATGCAACAGACTTTATTCGTGCGTCCATCGAAGAAGTAATACAAACCATTCTAGAGGCTGCCTTAATCGTCATTGTCGTTATTTATTTGTTTTTAGGTTCCATACGTTCAGTCCTCATTCCTGTAGTGACTATACCATTGTCACTTATTGGCGTTTGTACATTCATGCTTTTTTTAGGCTACTCCATTAATTTACTGACGCTACTGGCCTTCGTTCTAGCTATTGGACTTGTGGTTGATGATGCCATTGTCGTTGTGGAGAATGTGCATCGTCATATTGAAGAAGGTCAAACACCACTACAAGCAGCTATCATTGGCGCTCGTGAAATTGCAACGCCAGTTATTGCCATGACCATTACTTTGGCTGCCGTTTATGCGCCCATTGGTTTTATGGGCGGATTAACAGGTGCTTTATTCAAAGAGTTCGCATTTACTTTGGCTAGCGCAGTTGTTATTTCAGGAATCATTGCTCTTACCTTAACACCTATGATGTGTTCCAAAATTCTTTCCGCCGATATTAGTAGCGGACGTTTTGTGCACTTTCTCGATGATAAATTTAACCGCTTAAAAGTTCGCTATCAACGCATGCTGCACAGTTTATTAAATACCCGATCAATTATGCTCATCTTCGCGGCAGTAGTATTAGTCATGCTTCCTTATCTTTATAGCCATACACCCGAAGAAACCGCACCTGAAGAAGATCAGGGATTTTTCTTTGTTGTGGGTACAGCCCCTCAATATGCCACCATTAACTACATCGAAGCCTTTACCAAGCCCTTTGATGAAATCTATAAGAGCTTCCCCGAGGCTGAACACTATTTTACAGTGAATATGAGTGCGCCTATTTCAGGAATGGTTTTAAAGGCTTGGGATAGACGCGATAAAACTCAATTCCAACTAAAAGAGCCTTTGCAAAAAAAATTGGATGAAGTTGCCGGATTAAAAACATTTGCTGTTATTCCGCCACCGTTACCAGGCGGTGGTAGCGGTACACCTATTCAATTTGTTATTAAAACAACCAATGATTTCCAAACGTTATTTGATGTCTCCAACAAATTATTGGACAAAGCACAAAAAAGTGGGCTTTTCATTTATTTGGACAACAGTCTCAAATTCAACCAACCCGAAATGGAATTTCAAATCAATCGTTCCAAAGCCTCTGATTTAGGTTTGGATATGCAATCCCTGGGTAGCAGCCTGACTAGTGCGTTATCAGGTAATTATGTCAACTATTTCAATCTTCAGGGTCGAAGCTATCAGGTTATCCCACAATTAGATAGAAAATACCGTCTAACACCTGAACAATTAGGCAAGATTTATGTTCGCACGGCCAATAACACTATGGTTCCTTTATCCACGGTTGTTACTGCAAAAGAAAAAGTACAACCTAATGCGGTAAGTCATTTCCAACAACTTAACTCAGCTACAATTCAAGGAGTAATGATGCCCGGCCAAACTTTAGGCCAAGGTTTATCTTTCCTTGCTGAAGCGGCGAAAGAGATTTTACCGAAAGGATTTACCTATGATTATGGCGGTCAATCGAGACAATTTATTCAGGAAGGTAATGCACTAATCCTTGCTTTCTTTATGGCAATTATTGTTATTTTCCTGGTACTTTCCGCGCAGTATGAAAGTTTTAAAGACCCTTTAATTATTCTCATCAGTGTACCAATGTCCATTTGCGGTGCCCTTATTCCTCTAAACTTAGGTGCAGCAAGTATTAATATTTACACCCAGGTTGGATTAATTACCTTGATTGGTTTAATTAGTAAACATGGAATTTTAATTGTAGATTTTGCCAATCAATTACAACGCGAAAAACAACTGGACCGTCGAGCAGCGGTTGAAGAAGCAGCAGGTATTCGTTTACGACCCATTTTAATGACGACTGCAGCAATGGTATTTGGGGTTATCCCTTTGTTGATGGCGACAGGTGCAGGTGCTGTCAGTCGATTTGATATAGGTCTTGTAATTGCCATGGGTTTATTGGTGGGTACTGGATTTACCCTTTTCGTTGTACCTACAATGTATACATACCTTGCCGCTGATCATCGTCATGATTTCGCCAAAGAAAAAGAAGCCAGTTTAAATGAAGAGGTGGTGAATCCGCCTAAGTCTCAATAA